In Pseudophryne corroboree isolate aPseCor3 chromosome 2, aPseCor3.hap2, whole genome shotgun sequence, the sequence ctctcctgtggtggttatagagtgctcatcttctagagggccgcagattcggcattcaggattggatgctggtaaccacggagcccagcctgagaggctggggagcagtcacacaagggaaagatttccagggagtgtgatcaagtatggagacttttctccacataaatatactggagctaagggtaaatttataatgctctaagcttagcaagacctctgcttcaaggtcagccggtattgatccagtgggaaaaacatcacggcagtcgcccacgtaaacagacagggcgacacaagaagcaggagggcaatggcagaaactgcaaggacttttcgctgggcggaaaatcatgtgataacactgtcagcagtttttcatcccgggaatggaaactgggaagcagacttcctcagcacgacctccacccgggagagtggaaacttcattgagaagttttttccacatgattgtaaaccgttgggaaataccaaaggtggacatgatggcgtcccgtctgaacaaaaaacgggacaggtattgcgccaggtcaagggaccctcaggcaatagatgtggacgttctggtaacaccgtgggtgtaccagtcggtgtatgtgttccctcctctgcttctcatacctaaggtgctgagaattataagacgtagaggagtaagaactatactcatggctccggattggccaagaaggacttggtacccggaacttcaagagatgcttacagaggtcttatggcctctgccgctaagaagggacttgcttcagcaagtaccatgtctgttccaagacttaccgcagctgcgtttgtcggcatggcgatggaaagccggatcctaagggaaaaaaggcattccggaagaggtcattcctaccctggtcaaagccagaaaggaggtgaccgcacaacattatcaccacgtgtggcgaaaatttgttgcgtggtgtgaggccaggaaggccccacaaagaaatttcaactcggtcgtttcctgcatttcctgcaaacaggagtgtctatgggcctcaaattggggtccattaaggttcaaattcggccctgtaaattttcttccagaaagaattggcttcagttcctgaagtccagaagtttgtcaagggagtattgcatatacaaaccccttttttgtgcctccagtggcactgtgggatctcaacgtagttctgggatttctcaaatcacattggtttaaaaccagtcaaatatgtggatttgcagcatctcacataaaaagtgaccatgctcttggccctggcctggaccaggcgagtgtcaacttggtggttttttctcaaaaaaagcccatatctgtttgtccattcggacagggcagagctgcggactcgtccccagttctctccctaaggtggtgtcagtgtttcacctgaaccagcttattgtggtgccttgcacctactagggacttggaggactccaagttgctagaagttgtcagggccctgaaaatatattccaggacagctggagtcagaaaatctgactcgctgtttatactgtatgcacccaacaagttgggtgcgcctgcttctaagcagtcgattgctcgttggatttgtaacacaattcaacttgcacattctgaggcaggcctgccacagtctaaatcggttaaggcccattccacaaggaaggtgggctcatcttgggcggctgcccgagaggtctcggcattacaactctgccgagcagctacgtggtcaggggagaacacgtttgtaaaattctacaaatttgatatcctggcaaaagaggacctggagttctctcattcggtgctgcagagtcatccgcactctcccgcccgtttgggagctttggtataatccccatggtcctttcaggaaccccagcatccactaggacgatagagaaaataagaatttacttaccgataattctatttctcggagtccgtagtggatgctgggcgcccatcccaagtgcggattatctgcaatacttgtacatagttacaaaaatcgggttattattgttgtgagccatcttttcagaggctccgctgttatcatactgttaactgggtttagatcacaagttgtacggtgtgattggtgtggctggtatgagtcttacccgggattcaaaattcctcccttattgtgtacgctcgtccgggcacagtacctaactggcttggaggagggtcatagggggaggagccagtgcacaccacctgatcctaaagctttactttttgtgccctgtctcctgcggagccgctattccccatggtcctttcaggaaccccagcatccactacggactccgagaaatagaattatcggtaagtaaattcttatttttaacactaaattgcggatccacccatctgtggatgtctggaaccacgccaaatggaacgtctgaagatatgctcccacaactggagatgggctgggagcccgtcatgccactggcttgtcggtgaccttagcgtcccgacgactggtgttggtttgttgaaaaccacatcctcgacctcgtctaccaggcgtggctgtacctctaccacggcctcgaaagggctgaggtctaaaggatttgaacgcctggccagagtatttccgtctaggtaccgttggaggcaatagtaggaaaacagacttccctcccgtggcctcagaaatccatttgtccaattcaggaccaaacaacttctcgccaccataaggtaacgcctctatacctctcaacctctgcctccgcttgccaaaaccgcagccagagtgctcgtcgtgccgtaactagcgacgatgaaaggcgagaagtgagctgacagacgtcagtagaagctgtacatagatactcagcagcttcacagatttgatcagcgagaagtataaggtgatcgtcatgtaggccagacttgagttctgttatccataccatttgcgccttagttacccaaatgccaaccaacccaggtctaagcaacactcctgctgctatatacatggactttagcatagcttctattttccggtctgaagggtctttaagcgtagtagccgttggtactggtatggttaatttttttgttaGTTTTGACACCGACGAATCCACCATTGCCGGATtttcccatgtagatgtcacagactctggaaatgggtaactagacttaaaccggcgaggtatagaaaactgtttatccggattcttccgtgtttctactaacCTCTTATTAAgaaattccgaaacaggaaaacacattggagatctttgtcgtttagtaaatacgacttcatcatttgtcagaggctcctcagtctctgtaaacttgagagactgacgcactgccctgatgagattatcaatgcctgggctgtcaaattcttcactatctgactgctggtctaattcgctctcctcaccctcctcttgcgcagtgaggtctggcatggcatcgtcagaatgcaacatagcagaaaccggtaaatcgtaagacaaattaaatttatcccttctacccaaagtggacttggacctttggcaaggctgagacccctccggtagttctggcggtctcacccgagactcggatcttgccgcttcccgctcgtgtcgagcggcggacaattctgattgcaacccagccattacatctgctagcattgcccatggagggtccggggatgaaaccggctttgaaaccggagcggaaattgtatttgtagctgaattcacaaaacatactgtacatgtggtagatccatccggtaacgcactcttacagacattgcagtgaaactgcttttttgtttttgctggtgccttactcattatgcagaaagacagacaacttgcacgactcagtaaaattgttactatatgaaacctgatccaaaattccaactaacacccctgcgccatccggtggagtagtgttgtaggacaggaacgttctggaatcacaaactggaagaaacaggaagcatggttaaaatggccgccATGCTTAGTCATAATCACAGTGCAGGTTATAAATCGTGTGAAAGACATATATAACCTGGAAATATCCTGTTAATAACAAACCCTTTAATAAAGGCTTAATAGCCCATGCTATTCTTACAACCCATGCAGCcttttctgctgctgctgctatgggcatcatacacttatctctctctctctctctccccccccccccccccccccccccccccctgcctgagaagacttctctccacccccctatGCGGTGCACATAAAgtgttccccacacagcggggcggcagcgtgagctgaccgccccatcaCCCAACATAtctggacgcctgtggtgaggggctatgacggggctttcttctgtaagctccgtccagccttcctGCGGGTAGTTCTGCTCTTGGATGTGAGGGTGCTCTGTAGTGAGGACCGACATGCaagcagctgcttgtagcagcttccactatcccggacccacgccttttggtaagggaggaagggatgtgcaataaagtttagaaaaaaataaaagataaaataagTAGAGTGCTGCAGAGCTAGCACTCGTGCTTGTTctactgtgagcacagaaaaaaacactgaggtactctgggaatatggaggggaggagagttactaaatttaaatattcagtgccttgttctgctaaagccgtccatatcccaagagtactccagtgactcctagtggatgaaaaagaaagagcaTGTTTACCATTTTTTTGTGTCTACCattgaccttttgactgtagacctaatgcatgtagaaCTTGTATTCCGCACCCACTTCAGATCACCGTCCACTGTCATCCACTACATTAGTGTGTTCTGTTAACTGATTTCTTGTTGGTCTCTCCATCAGCTTGACCCAGATCGGAGTTTGTTCGACCAAGGAGTTAAAACAGATGGATCTGTACAGCTCAGTGTGCAGGTTATATCACAGCAAGGTTAGTATTGGTACAAAACTAACAACTTTtacttttcttttatttattttttatttttttaagtggtCAAACAAAACCATTTCTACAGGAAAAAGTAACTAAAGAGAAACTTGGTCTCATTACACGGTAGGAGGCATAGGAAACATTGCAGCATGATTGAGTATTGATGAGAGAAATAGAGAAGTTGAAAGTGAAATGAGTGGGTGTACTACAAGGTAAACAAAGTAGTTCCCTCCCTCAACTCCTTCCGTATGTCCTCATCTCATAGGTTTCTCTCCCACTGTCTCTCATGACCACTTTGCATACATTTGAGTCATCTGTTTAGTATTAAAATCGTATGTCTGTATGCAGGGAGATCGGATACAGATTTGTTCAAAAGATGACACCTTTGCTTTTGTGGGAGAGGCTGAGAAACATTTAATCTGTATgtattcaaatgggtaagaggtcaGCTGGATATCATGGAGGGGTATACAGTCACTTCCTTCTAGCATGTTTATGTGTGAAGTCCTGCAGGGATCTACTGGGGATAGTCAGTCATACacagggaggaggaagggggggcggGTGCAGTTTTGGGATGTGAAGAGGAAATATTGGAAGAGCAGGAAGGTACCACATTTCTTGTGATAACTGTTTTGTTGGAGACGGATTGGATTGATGAGGTCTGAGTTGGTTttgaagcaaataaaaaaaaattcttgatCTGGGTAGATTTGtggttcttagtttttttttttctgtgtaaatgTTTTAGGACTTGAGCCAAAGCTGAACATACTTGAGATTGTAAAACCTGTAGAGACCGTTGAAGTGGTGATTGACCCAGATGCTCATCATGGTGGGATGGAGGCCCAGCTTGTAGAAGAGGCCCAGGTAATAACTCTGGATGATACAAAACATGTCACCATTTCTGATGAAACCTCAGAGCAAGTGACCCGATGGGCCGCAGCATTAGAAGGCTACAGGAAGGAGCAGGAGCGACTAGGCATACCCTATGGTAAGGGGCATACTAATCACAGATAAGTACCTTATATTGGATATTTAGTCTTTTATCTAACGGAGAATCCTTAATGTGTCCTCATGCACTGTGGcttcagtcatgccaaacagcccctctctgtGCCACTTGGATGCGCCGAGCGTCTTTCACTCAAATTGTGTTTTATTGCAGAACTaaaactggaagtgacataactaCATTTGTAGAATGCACTGATCCATGTGATGGGTGACATTTGTACTGTATGCTACTGAATCTGTATATGAGGTGCTACATTGGAGCGGCAACGGCTTTTTGTGGCATTATGTTCCGTTGTgcatcatctgcgactttgtacttGTTAAACATTCCTGCaaggttatagtcacagcccagcgccTGTAGTTCACCGTGAGCTGTGCTTTGCTGCATCTGTAATGCTTAGAAGTGTGAAGAAAAGTCTACACTACACATCCCTTGCGCAGCAGTCGTGCCGAGCGTCTTGCGCCATATGGCGTATTGTCGCTAGATGTAGGACGACACATCTGTAGTGGTTTCATGTTTTGCAGTGTCTATAACGGGCTCTGTCATTACTTACCTATAGGATCATTTTTGTATAAATTTTAAAAATTTGTGTACCAAGCCTCTGGTGTATGTGGGCCGGTTACATGGTTAGACCCTCATTAAGTTTTATAAGGAAGATCAATAGGGTTTTATAATAGCTGAATATCTGTGTGCTGTTTTTTTCCCCTAAGATATTTGCTCTAGACCAGTGCTATAATAAAGGTTGCTAAAATATTGCCTCTAGTAGTTTAGAGGATGTCCTTTCACAGAGTGAGAGTGATAAACGGGAATGCGTATAGGGGGTAAACCTTTTCCCAGCTCAATTGGCATTGCACCCTTCGCTGGAAATTGAataccccctcccctctcccccaccccccaccaagTAGTGTTGGTTGATCTAAACTTTATATTCTGGAATTAGGGATAAGAACTGCTGACATAGGATAAATGGAGTGGCAGGCTTCTGTCTGTGATATTGTAGGCTGAGCCAGTTTTTCTGTGGCAGGCAATAATATGGCCTGCAGTATGTGCTAATACTAATTTAAAGTAGCCTTTGCATTTAAAATCCCCTTTCGTTGTCTCGAGTTTCGATATTGCCTTAAGTATTTTTTACATAATCATTTtgtgtattgtgtgtatgtatgtgtgtgtgtgtatatatgtgtataaatatatatatatatatatatatgtgtgtgtgtgtgtctatatatatatatatatatatatatatatatatatatattgtatgtgaaaTTTGTTTTATTGTGTGCCCTTTAATATCTAACCCTAGAAATATTGCACACAGCCTGAGTACTTACGATGCTACCCACCACTAAATTCTGTTGGTTCATCTAATTCGGATGTTaactttatttatatttttaaatgtCTTCATGTACAGATAAGAGGTTTCAGTATCCCGGTCACTCTAACAGCCCGATATTCAATATTGTGTCTCAACACTGCTATGTTCTATGTAAATGGTTTCACCTATCTCTGTTTCCAGATCCGCTGCAGTGGTCTACAGACCAAGTCCTGCACTGGGTGCTATGGGTGATGAAGGAATTCGGCATGACCGATATCAATGTGAACGCCCTGAGTATTCCCGGGAGGGAGCTGTGTCAGATCAGCCAGGAAGACTTCTTTCAGAGAGTCCCCAGAGGAGAGATTCTGTGGAGTCACTTGGAACTGCTCAGAAAGTGTAAGCGGAACATGTGTAATCGCTCTCCCCTCAGACGTGCTTAGACTAATGTACATGAGCATTAGCTTCTTTGTTAGTAAAAACCAAATGCAGAAGCCTGTTCAAGGGAATGCACATTGAAGGTACTACCCTAAACGTTATGGGCTTTCATTTGTCTCTAAGGCTCGCTCAGGTGAGTTAATGTGCATTCAGTAACTTGCTCGTGCGATGATAATGATGAAACGTGACCAAGCCATTATGATGGATTGAATCACTTACACGTATCTGCTGTTCAGGCAGCACTAGAAGTACTGGTGTTTCCGAGAAGCTGGGATTTCAGGCTGGTTTCCATCTGTTTTTACACTTGAAAGCATCGGGATCAATGATATCTGCAATAATTAGTCATTTATTGTTTATATAGTTTACCAATGTTATGTTCTGGCCTGGTTGCTGTACAAGGAAATTCTTCCTAAATGCTCACTAACTGCTAATTTAATTGGATACTTATAATATAATGTGCACGTTTTGGAGCCAAAGGGAAGATCTAGTGATTACACAAGAAGGTATGCGTTATCCGTATGTTTAAGTGCCTTAGCGATCTGGGGTTTGAGTTGTCTTTCCTGTGTTGTGTTTTAACTTTCTTATTATCTTGTTCTGTACCTAATCAGCAGTCTATGTAATGTTGCATTTGGGCAAGTTGTTCATTGTAATGTTTTATTTTCTTCAGATGTTTTGGCGAGCCAAGAACATGGAGGTGAAATTGCCACAGTCACCATTGATCAGCGTAAGTTGATACGTTTGTGTATTCTATTGTGGACATTTCTGGTTTGTGTCTTGAATAATTTTGGGCCTTTTAAGGCTTGTAAATTTATTTTTGTTGATTTTGTGGGGGAAACAGGAGACATATAACAGACTTAGAAGATTGTCATAATAAATGTAGCCATAAAGAACTAACATAAATCTGCACACTTGATTTCTATATTTAAATTTCTCATTTTATTAGAATATGAACCCCAATACAGATATTTGAAAATTCCTATTAGCTGGGGGTGCTACCTAGGACAACCATATGAACATCAGGAGGTATTGGAAAAAAAGACTGGGGTTGTACTGTTGAGGTGCTCACTATATGtatttaaatataacttttatttctataTTAAGAGGCCATTAATTGGCCAACCTGAAAGCGAAATATATGTTAAAACCAATTCAGAATTCAAATGGATGTGCTGAAAGATAGAAAAGGTGAGAAGAATTAAAAATGACTGCTCCGTTGACTGCAacaatagaattttttttatttaatatatatgtgtgtgtgtgtgtgtgtgtgtgtatatatatatgtatgtgtatatatatatatatatatatatatatatatatatatatattctagaaaCTTCTTGTATCCTATTAAatgaatctgtgtgtgtgtgtgctttgaaTTGAATAAATCCACCTATGGTGTTAAAATTCTGCTTATTGTTGTCCCTATAATTAGTATCTATATATTTAAGATACAATCTTGCGATTCTGTATGAGCCTATATATGCTGATTGAGTTAATAGCGCTGCAGCCCTTGGATAATTATGCAATTATCAGCATATATAGGATCATACAGAATCACAAGATTGTATCTTAAGCATAGCCTGATTCATCAAAATCAGGCCCCTTATTAAGAGGCTGATACATTGTGGCACAATACTGTGTTCTACTGTTTTATTACACTGTATCAAGATTTTCCTCGATACAATTGATGTACTCAGTGCTCATGCACTGACAAATAAGAACACACAACTCATACATGAGAACTCACAATGATTTATTCTATCATCATTTAAGTTGGAAGGATATATAGATAATAATTATAGGGACAGCAATAAGCAGGAATAATTAAAATTTTCACACCATAGGTGGATTTATTCAATTCAAAGCACACACAGATTCATTTAATAGGATACAAGAAGTTTCTagaatattataaatatatataataaaaaaaaattctattgttGCAGTCAACAGAGCAGTCATTTTTAATTATTCTCACCTTTTCTATCTTTCAGCACATTAATTTGAATTCTGAATTGGTTTTAACATATATTTTGCTTTCAGGTTAGCCAATTAATGACCTCttaatataataaaagttatattttaatacacatagtgtgcaccttaacagtacaaccccattctttTTTTTCCAATACCTTTTGACATAATAAATTTAGACATGGAAACAAGGGTAGGGTAGACCataggtcctcaggaccccacacagggcatgttttgcaggtaacccagctggTGCACAGGTCTATtaattactcacacacacacacacattttaaaaggtccactggtggaactaattatttcacttgtgattctgtgaggagacctgtaaaacatgcaccgtgtggggccctgaggaccgagtttgagaacctgtggggtaGACTAATAGATGGGGTTTCAGGGGGTATTTAAAGATTTTACGGCTGTGGAAGAAtttttattgtgtgtggtagggaattCCATAAGTGTCACCATAGAAGTCACGTAGGTGGTAGTAAAAGGTGTTCAGCAGCGATGAGGTGCAGGACAGAGCTAGGTTTTGGGGGGTATAGAAGGGGGGGGATGGGTTCTTTGTAGGTGAGTGAAGGTAATTGTATATTTGTGCAGCTTGTAGTTGATCTATGAGAGAGGCCTCTAAGACTGACTGATGTATTGAGAGAGTGGATAATTGGTTTGGTTGCATTTTGCACCGGAAAAGGGAATTTTCTAGCAATATTTTTAAGGTAGCGGTTACAGGACTGGGAAAGTCTGAATGTGCAGAATAAAACAGAGGATAGATAGGTCAAAAGTTACAATAAGGCAAGATTGGGTCAACTGGTTCTCTCTAGAATTGCTGACATGAGTTCATACTTAATATTAGAAGGGAATGTCAGTGGACGTAGGTGGCAAAATCATGGTGTGAGTAAGTTTAAATTGGAAAGTTTCCGTTCCCCTAGTGGTGCTAAGCAGTGCAGGCAGTATTCCTGTGTGCTGTGCCGTGGCTGGGGCTTAGACTATTGCACTCTGTATGTAGTGGCCAGAAATCGCAGTGTCCGTTGCATTATGGCATAGGGACGTCCATTCCATTGTCCTTAATGGTGCTCGCATAGCAAAATAGGTTAGTCCTTATTTGCCAAGAATCTGCTGTGTCTCTCGAGTCAATGCAATATTATAGCACGGTCTGTACTTTACAGTTGAAAATATTTACTACATTATATAAAGCTAAAATACTGCAAGGGAAATACATAAAATGTCAACCAATCGGCTTctttctatcattttatagaatgtaaatGATAGCTAtggtttgattggttgctatgggcgacatctccACTTTTCCTCTTTAGAATCGTTGTGTGAAATCTAAGGCACAAAAGCACCCAACAGAAATTGTTCTGCTTCCTTCCAGCTGTACAGATAATCCCAGGGTCATTGGCCAACAGCACTCCCACAACAACTATAAAGGTGATAAACACACAAACCAAAGTAGCAAAAGTGCAGCGAGCGCCGCGCATATCAGGCGAAGACAGAAGTTCTCCTGGAAACAGAACAGGTACAATGTTTGCTCTTTGTGGGTGGCGGATTATTTATGTCATAGTTACTGTGGCtctgatttgtttttattttttttacaccgcTTTTGAATTGTCTGCTACATAcacatctgtttttttattttgtattctgtcctGGAAAAACTAGTAATTGTA encodes:
- the GABPA gene encoding GA-binding protein alpha chain, with the translated sequence MTKREAEELIEIEIDGTEKTECTEESIIEQTYTTAEFVSQSIDINEPIGNLKKLLEPRLQCSLDAHEICLQDIQLDPDRSLFDQGVKTDGSVQLSVQVISQQGLEPKLNILEIVKPVETVEVVIDPDAHHGGMEAQLVEEAQVITLDDTKHVTISDETSEQVTRWAAALEGYRKEQERLGIPYDPLQWSTDQVLHWVLWVMKEFGMTDINVNALSIPGRELCQISQEDFFQRVPRGEILWSHLELLRKYVLASQEHGGEIATVTIDQPVQIIPGSLANSTPTTTIKVINTQTKVAKVQRAPRISGEDRSSPGNRTGNNGQIQLWQFLLELLTDKDSRDCISWVGDEGEFKLNQPELVAQKWGQRKNKPTMNYEKLSRALRYYYDGDMICKVQGKRFVYKFVCDLKTLIGYSAAELSRLVSECEQKKMAKLQLHGLGQPVTAVALATASLQSEKDN